The window ACGCCGTTTTTTAAACAGATCATTAATAGCTGATGATCTTCTCTCTCAGGGCAATGGCAACAGCATGACTACGGGAGGTTGCCCGAAGTTTAAAAAGAATATTATGAACATGAAAATTCACTGTCCGTTCGGTGATTTTCAAAATCTGGGAAATATCTCCGCTTGTCTTCCCTTTCTTCATCCAATTTAACACTTCCCGCTCACGGAATGAAATTCTGGGAGTTGTGAGAGGAGAAGAGGAGATGGTGCGGATTAATGCCTGGTGAAAATGGGGCAAAAGGTATTCCAGGATATCTTCATGGCGGTCATGCTCTTCTATGGAAGGCCCTGAAAATGAAAAAATGGTCCACTTTCTGCTTTCCGGAGAGAAAGTCCCAAGTGTGATCCCTTTGGACAGTCCGAAAGATCTGGCGGAATTGATAAACTCTTTTTCACGACGGGTCCTGGCTTTTTGAAAAGTGTCAGTCCACTTTTGGGTTTTGAATCTTTTGAAATGTGAACGAAGAACCGGATCCACTTTTTCATAGCCTTGTTCAAGATAAGCCGTGGCCCACCCCATGGGATAACTTACATTGACAATTTTATCGAACCCCTGGAATAAGAAAGATTCGTTCAACTCCCCAAGAGCCGAGACAATATTCTCACAGGGAATCAAATTCCGGACATGATCAAGAAGCTCTTCAAGTTGGGTTTCGGCCGTAATCTCCATAGAGCTATGAACAAGATCCAAAAGCTGGCTCAAATCCCTTTTACTCA of the Nitrospirota bacterium genome contains:
- a CDS encoding autoinducer binding domain-containing protein, encoding MNASDIFSSLSKRDLSQLLDLVHSSMEITAETQLEELLDHVRNLIPCENIVSALGELNESFLFQGFDKIVNVSYPMGWATAYLEQGYEKVDPVLRSHFKRFKTQKWTDTFQKARTRREKEFINSARSFGLSKGITLGTFSPESRKWTIFSFSGPSIEEHDRHEDILEYLLPHFHQALIRTISSSPLTTPRISFREREVLNWMKKGKTSGDISQILKITERTVNFHVHNILFKLRATSRSHAVAIALREKIISY